A stretch of the Planktothricoides raciborskii GIHE-MW2 genome encodes the following:
- a CDS encoding single-stranded DNA-binding protein — MNSCILMAEIIQEPQLRYTADNQTAITEMVVQFESIRPDDHPSTLKAIAWGNRAQEIYNHYKVGDRVVLEGRLSMRNVDRPEGFKEKRAELVVSRVHALGGSAATTSQSPPPPAFAAPTPPTPNVVSIESRRQPANSLPNQTPAFTAPSVPQPLAGVPSSSTTSKTYSPDIPSRPPSMPSSSDSPSAADLDEIPF; from the coding sequence ATGAATAGTTGTATTTTAATGGCGGAGATTATTCAAGAACCGCAATTACGCTACACCGCAGATAACCAAACGGCCATTACGGAAATGGTGGTTCAGTTTGAAAGTATCCGCCCTGACGATCACCCCTCCACTCTCAAGGCGATCGCCTGGGGAAATCGCGCTCAGGAAATCTATAACCATTACAAAGTTGGCGATCGCGTCGTCCTTGAAGGCCGACTCAGCATGAGAAACGTCGATCGACCCGAAGGATTTAAAGAAAAACGGGCGGAACTGGTTGTCTCACGGGTTCATGCTTTAGGTGGTAGTGCGGCAACCACTTCCCAGTCCCCACCCCCGCCAGCTTTTGCGGCTCCCACCCCCCCTACCCCAAATGTTGTCTCGATTGAATCTCGTCGGCAACCGGCAAATAGCCTGCCTAATCAAACTCCCGCTTTCACTGCCCCCTCGGTGCCTCAACCTTTAGCTGGAGTCCCCAGTTCTTCGACAACATCTAAGACTTATTCCCCAGACATCCCCTCTCGTCCACCATCAATGCCTTCAAGTTCTGACTCCCCATCGGCAGCAGATTTAGATGAAATTCCTTTCTAG
- a CDS encoding protein kinase, protein MYQLVSNSSFNELIAERYQVIEVLKKDGCLQSVLAEDTQDAGHRKYLIKCLIKQHLNQDILAVTKLHETKSLKSLKRQFNREAEILYKLSDCRSIPQILACFKEQQNYYLVQEFIEGTALTEEFPIGKRDTKRWTEKQCLEMLQEVLGILEIIHEHSAIHCNLNPNNLIRRASDRSLVLINFGAVQPVRSLTDRRKLSLTVPMGTFGYLPPEQLTNYPQPNSDLYSLGLIAIEALTGVHPGQLKVNGYTGEICWQEELLGPVSEDLVNILNLMVLNQYQQRYQSVIEVKQAIASLLCPEKQPLVLDATEVAPTLEIAGEGETETPSTDEHSQSVTETATQEAIGEIPSVENRIPEESLLKENTETQAENPSENLPENLPENLPENLPENIIDLSAQKTLSPGKKYGAYFFLVIFMIASIITNSLIGCLGLIQLFKILPSDLGFESFTRAQELYQSGDLTQAIALAQSVRWDSSAYQDAQTALEEWEVESEKAIAKFQVIQTAFQESRWVDVLSLAAEMPAISYWQDQIAPLVSQAALKAAPEAQEFLQQAYHKASQKNFLGAIQLLKQIPHQTPAYQTAQAKILEYEAKQQIKLETQAYQLLKQAYQRAEAKDFAGALNHLEKIPAGTPTHARVQEKIAEYQTKQQIKGNALLQKAYNHAAQKDYAAAIEVLKQIPSQTTAYQVAQGKIKEYNLKLRYRLTNRTRRQMSQLPRGQNSHFMATANSYSLNPGAYFQEVNI, encoded by the coding sequence ACAGCATTTAAACCAAGATATTTTGGCAGTGACAAAATTACACGAAACAAAATCATTAAAATCGCTCAAACGCCAGTTCAACAGAGAAGCAGAAATCCTCTATAAACTAAGCGATTGCCGTAGTATTCCGCAAATTTTAGCCTGCTTTAAAGAACAGCAAAACTATTATTTGGTGCAAGAGTTTATTGAGGGAACAGCACTCACGGAGGAATTTCCTATTGGCAAACGGGACACGAAGCGATGGACAGAAAAACAATGCCTGGAAATGCTCCAAGAAGTCTTGGGTATTTTGGAAATCATCCATGAACATAGTGCGATTCACTGCAATTTAAATCCGAATAATTTAATCAGACGAGCTTCAGACAGAAGCTTAGTTCTGATTAATTTTGGGGCGGTGCAGCCAGTCCGTTCGCTTACGGATCGCAGAAAACTTTCGCTCACAGTGCCGATGGGTACATTTGGATATTTACCCCCGGAACAACTGACTAACTATCCTCAACCCAATAGTGACCTCTATTCTTTAGGTTTAATTGCCATTGAAGCATTGACCGGAGTGCATCCAGGACAATTAAAGGTCAATGGTTATACTGGGGAAATTTGCTGGCAGGAAGAATTACTAGGGCCGGTGAGTGAAGACTTGGTGAACATTCTGAATTTGATGGTGCTAAATCAGTATCAACAGCGCTATCAATCGGTTATCGAAGTAAAGCAGGCGATCGCCTCATTACTCTGTCCAGAGAAACAACCTTTAGTCCTAGATGCGACGGAAGTTGCCCCCACCCTGGAGATAGCTGGGGAAGGGGAAACCGAAACCCCCAGCACCGATGAGCATTCCCAGTCCGTCACCGAAACTGCGACCCAGGAGGCGATCGGCGAAATCCCCTCTGTAGAGAATCGCATCCCTGAAGAATCCTTATTAAAAGAAAACACAGAAACTCAGGCGGAAAATCCCTCAGAAAATCTCCCGGAAAATCTTCCGGAAAATCTTCCGGAAAATCTCCCGGAAAATATCATCGATTTGTCTGCCCAGAAAACCCTCAGCCCTGGGAAAAAATACGGTGCTTATTTTTTCCTCGTGATTTTTATGATCGCGAGCATTATTACTAATAGTCTGATTGGCTGCCTTGGACTGATTCAGTTATTCAAAATTCTGCCATCGGATCTCGGCTTTGAAAGCTTTACTCGCGCCCAAGAACTGTATCAAAGTGGAGATTTAACACAGGCGATCGCCCTAGCCCAATCAGTCCGCTGGGATAGTTCCGCTTATCAAGACGCCCAAACAGCTTTGGAAGAGTGGGAAGTTGAATCAGAAAAAGCGATCGCCAAATTCCAGGTAATTCAAACCGCATTTCAGGAAAGCCGGTGGGTAGATGTACTTTCATTAGCGGCGGAAATGCCTGCCATTTCTTATTGGCAAGATCAAATTGCCCCATTAGTCAGTCAAGCAGCCCTCAAAGCTGCCCCAGAAGCCCAAGAATTTTTACAACAAGCCTATCACAAAGCCAGCCAGAAAAATTTTCTGGGGGCGATTCAACTGCTCAAACAAATTCCCCATCAAACTCCAGCCTATCAAACCGCCCAAGCCAAAATCTTGGAGTATGAAGCAAAGCAGCAGATAAAATTAGAAACCCAAGCCTATCAACTCCTCAAGCAAGCTTATCAACGGGCGGAGGCGAAAGATTTTGCCGGGGCACTAAACCATCTGGAAAAAATCCCCGCAGGCACTCCAACCCATGCCCGGGTACAAGAGAAAATTGCCGAGTATCAAACCAAACAGCAGATTAAAGGGAATGCCTTATTACAAAAAGCCTACAATCATGCCGCCCAAAAAGATTATGCCGCCGCGATCGAGGTACTCAAGCAAATTCCCTCACAAACCACCGCTTATCAAGTTGCTCAAGGGAAAATCAAAGAGTATAACCTCAAACTGCGGTATCGACTCACCAACCGAACTCGCAGACAGATGAGTCAATTGCCTAGGGGTCAAAACAGTCATTTCATGGCCACCGCCAATTCCTACAGTTTAAATCCTGGGGCCTATTTCCAAGAGGTCAATATTTAA
- the rpoD gene encoding RNA polymerase sigma factor RpoD codes for MTQANNVLAPIDQSDLKKSMISSENEFGLLLDDEDDLALGTTDDGDIYLDAHSDDDEDEKSGKLRTARRKTQAKKKQYTEDSIRLYLQEIGRIRLLRADEEIELARKIADLLELERVREELMDQLDREPNLLEWSSAVRMGVPEFRKRLHMGRRAKEKMVQSNLRLVVSIAKKYMNRGLSFQDLIQEGSLGLIRAAEKFDHEKGYKFSTYATWWIRQAITRAIADQSRTIRLPVHLYETISRIKKTTKLLSQEMGRKPTEEEIATRMEMTIEKLRFIAKSAQLPISLETPIGKEEDSRLGDFIESDGETPEDQVSKSLLREDLESVLDTLSPRERDVLRLRYGLDDGKMKTLEEIGQLFNVTRERIRQIEAKALRKLRHPNRNSILKEYIR; via the coding sequence ATGACCCAGGCTAATAACGTACTGGCCCCCATTGATCAGTCTGATCTAAAAAAATCGATGATTTCTTCTGAGAATGAGTTCGGCTTATTGCTAGATGATGAAGATGATTTAGCATTAGGCACCACCGATGATGGTGACATCTATTTAGACGCTCATTCTGATGACGATGAAGACGAGAAGTCTGGCAAACTTCGCACAGCCCGTCGGAAAACTCAAGCCAAGAAAAAGCAATACACTGAAGATTCTATTCGTCTATATTTACAAGAAATTGGCCGGATTCGTCTCCTCCGAGCGGATGAGGAAATTGAACTGGCGCGGAAAATTGCCGACTTGCTGGAGTTAGAGCGAGTCCGGGAAGAACTGATGGATCAGTTGGATCGGGAACCCAACTTGCTGGAGTGGTCGAGTGCCGTTCGTATGGGGGTTCCAGAATTTCGCAAGCGTCTCCACATGGGACGGCGGGCGAAAGAAAAGATGGTTCAATCCAACTTGCGATTGGTAGTTTCGATCGCCAAGAAATATATGAATCGGGGATTGTCTTTCCAAGACCTGATTCAAGAAGGATCTCTCGGTCTAATTCGGGCAGCGGAAAAGTTTGACCACGAAAAAGGCTATAAGTTTTCTACCTATGCAACTTGGTGGATTCGCCAAGCGATTACCCGGGCGATCGCCGACCAATCTCGGACAATTCGTTTGCCGGTTCACTTGTATGAAACCATCTCCCGAATTAAGAAAACTACCAAACTTCTTTCTCAAGAAATGGGACGTAAGCCCACAGAAGAAGAAATCGCCACTCGGATGGAAATGACCATCGAAAAATTACGATTCATTGCCAAATCCGCCCAGTTACCAATTTCTTTAGAAACCCCGATTGGCAAAGAAGAAGATTCTCGGCTGGGTGATTTCATTGAATCCGATGGCGAAACCCCAGAAGATCAAGTCTCTAAGAGTTTACTGCGGGAAGACCTCGAAAGTGTTCTGGATACTTTGAGCCCTCGCGAACGGGATGTTTTACGGCTCCGCTATGGCTTAGATGATGGCAAGATGAAAACCTTAGAAGAAATTGGCCAACTCTTCAATGTCACCCGGGAACGGATTCGCCAAATCGAAGCCAAAGCCTTAAGAAAACTGCGCCATCCTAATCGCAATAGCATTCTTAAGGAGTATATCCGCTAA
- a CDS encoding polysaccharide deacetylase family protein, producing the protein MQFAPLYPIIYSILKPIFPNCLWSGNRNMPEIALTFDDGPNEQWTPQLLEVLDRHEVRASFFWLGRCVQRWPDVAKAVYERGHNIGLHGYDHRCFPLLSEAELKQSLAKTQEAIAAACHLDGTGH; encoded by the coding sequence ATGCAATTTGCACCACTTTATCCTATTATCTACTCAATTCTTAAACCGATCTTTCCCAACTGCCTCTGGTCAGGAAACAGAAATATGCCGGAAATTGCCCTGACTTTTGATGACGGTCCAAATGAGCAGTGGACACCTCAACTCCTGGAAGTTTTGGATCGCCATGAAGTCCGTGCCAGTTTTTTTTGGCTAGGACGTTGTGTGCAGCGGTGGCCTGATGTAGCAAAAGCCGTGTATGAACGAGGTCATAATATTGGTTTGCATGGTTATGACCATCGGTGTTTTCCCTTACTGTCTGAGGCAGAGTTAAAGCAGAGTTTAGCCAAAACCCAGGAGGCGATCGCCGCTGCTTGTCACTTAGACGGCACAGGACACTAA
- a CDS encoding mannose-1-phosphate guanyltransferase: protein MRAVLMAGGSGTRLRPLTCDLPKPMVPVLNRPIAEHIINLLKRHDITEVIATLHYLPDVMRDYFQDGSDFGVQMTYAVEEDQPLGTAGCVKNIAELLDDTFLVISGDSITDFNLTEAIKFHKEKGSKATLVLAHVPNPIEFGVVITDKNGMIRRFLEKPSTSEIFSDTVNTGTYILEPEVLEYLPSNQECDFSQDLFPLLLEEGEPMYGYIGQGYWCDVGHLDTYREAQYDALYGKVKLEFAYQQKSPGLWVGQNTYIDSTVKIETPALIGDNCRIGSRVIVEAGTTIGDNVTIGADAELKRPIIWNGVIVGEEANLSACVTARGVRIDRRAHILEGAVVGSLSNIGEEALINTSVRVWPSKKIESGATLNINLIWGNTAQRNLFGQRGVSGLANIDITPEFAVKLGAAYGSTLKPGSQVTVSRDQRGISRMVSRSLIAGLMSVGTNIQNLEATAIPLARSIIPTLSVVGGIHVRVHPDRPDALLIEFFDEQGINISKAREKKIEGAYFKEDFRRSQINEIGNMSYPSQVIELYSAGFEKYLNVEAIRHSRAKVVIDYMYAVYGAVLPLLLAKFGVDAVVLNASLSQTAPSSAEREDLLIQLGRVVEAVKASFGVQVSANGEQLILVDESGAPIRGEMLTALMVSLVLTSYPRGTVVVPVHTSSAIEQIARRHDGRVIRTKANPTALMEACHTNSNVVLGGSGEMGFIFPQLHPGFDAMFCIAKVIEMMTLQERSLMQIRSDLPHVSHKSYTVRCPWRVKGALMRHLVETHPTESLELVDGVKIFQYPHSDDWVLILPDAGEPLVHIFINSPDREWVDQALWNYRSQVQKFVAQAQDGMGNSANR, encoded by the coding sequence ATGCGAGCAGTGTTAATGGCAGGAGGTTCAGGCACGAGGTTGAGACCGTTAACCTGCGATCTCCCTAAACCAATGGTTCCAGTGCTCAACCGACCGATCGCCGAACATATTATTAATCTGCTCAAACGACATGACATCACCGAAGTCATTGCCACATTGCACTATCTCCCGGACGTAATGCGGGACTATTTCCAAGACGGCAGTGATTTTGGGGTGCAAATGACTTACGCTGTCGAAGAAGATCAACCCCTTGGGACAGCCGGGTGCGTGAAAAATATTGCCGAACTGCTCGATGATACTTTTTTAGTCATTAGCGGTGATAGCATTACGGACTTCAATCTGACGGAAGCGATTAAATTTCATAAAGAAAAAGGATCAAAAGCCACACTGGTATTAGCCCATGTTCCCAACCCCATTGAGTTCGGGGTGGTGATTACGGATAAAAATGGCATGATTCGGCGATTTTTAGAAAAACCATCTACCAGTGAAATTTTTTCCGATACAGTCAACACCGGCACTTATATCTTGGAGCCGGAAGTGTTGGAATACTTGCCCTCCAACCAAGAATGTGACTTTTCTCAAGATTTATTCCCCTTGTTGCTGGAAGAAGGGGAGCCAATGTATGGCTATATCGGCCAAGGATATTGGTGTGATGTGGGGCATTTAGATACTTACCGGGAAGCTCAATATGACGCTTTGTACGGCAAAGTCAAGCTGGAATTTGCCTATCAGCAAAAGTCTCCCGGTCTATGGGTGGGTCAGAATACATATATTGATTCGACCGTGAAAATTGAAACCCCCGCGTTAATTGGGGATAATTGCCGCATTGGGTCGCGGGTGATCGTGGAAGCCGGAACTACGATCGGGGATAATGTGACGATTGGTGCGGATGCTGAATTGAAGCGTCCGATTATTTGGAATGGGGTAATCGTCGGCGAAGAAGCGAACTTAAGTGCTTGTGTCACCGCCAGGGGGGTGAGAATCGATCGCCGCGCTCATATTTTAGAAGGGGCGGTGGTGGGTTCTCTTTCCAATATCGGGGAAGAGGCGCTAATTAACACTTCCGTGCGGGTTTGGCCCAGCAAAAAGATTGAGTCTGGGGCCACGTTAAATATTAATTTAATTTGGGGAAATACGGCACAGCGGAATCTGTTCGGCCAGCGGGGAGTTTCCGGTTTGGCGAATATTGATATTACTCCAGAGTTTGCGGTAAAACTGGGAGCCGCTTATGGTTCCACCTTAAAACCCGGGTCACAGGTGACGGTTTCTCGCGACCAGCGGGGAATTTCTCGGATGGTTTCCCGGTCTTTAATTGCCGGACTGATGTCTGTGGGGACGAATATTCAAAACTTGGAGGCAACGGCGATTCCTTTAGCCCGTTCCATTATCCCCACTCTGTCCGTAGTTGGGGGGATTCATGTGCGGGTGCATCCAGACCGACCTGATGCTTTGTTGATCGAATTTTTTGATGAGCAAGGGATTAATATTTCTAAGGCACGGGAGAAGAAGATTGAGGGGGCTTATTTTAAGGAGGATTTCCGGCGATCGCAGATTAATGAAATTGGCAATATGTCTTATCCCAGTCAAGTCATCGAACTTTACAGTGCGGGCTTTGAGAAATACCTGAATGTGGAAGCCATTCGCCATAGTCGGGCAAAGGTGGTGATTGACTATATGTATGCGGTCTACGGTGCCGTGTTGCCCTTGCTGTTGGCCAAGTTTGGGGTGGATGCGGTGGTACTCAATGCCAGCTTGAGTCAAACAGCACCCAGTTCAGCGGAACGAGAAGATTTATTAATTCAACTCGGTCGGGTGGTGGAAGCGGTTAAAGCCAGTTTTGGGGTGCAGGTTTCGGCCAATGGCGAACAGCTTATTTTAGTGGACGAGTCCGGCGCCCCGATTCGCGGCGAAATGTTAACCGCTTTGATGGTCAGTTTGGTGTTGACTTCTTACCCCCGTGGGACGGTGGTGGTGCCAGTCCATACCAGTTCGGCGATCGAGCAAATCGCTCGACGGCATGATGGCCGGGTGATTCGCACCAAGGCCAATCCCACGGCGTTGATGGAGGCTTGCCACACGAATTCTAATGTGGTATTGGGTGGTAGCGGAGAAATGGGATTTATTTTTCCCCAACTCCATCCGGGGTTTGATGCTATGTTCTGTATTGCCAAAGTAATTGAGATGATGACTTTACAAGAGCGATCACTGATGCAGATTCGTTCTGATTTGCCTCATGTCAGTCATAAAAGCTATACGGTGCGTTGTCCGTGGCGCGTCAAAGGCGCATTAATGCGTCATCTGGTGGAAACCCATCCCACAGAAAGTTTGGAATTGGTCGATGGGGTAAAAATTTTTCAATATCCCCACAGTGATGATTGGGTGCTGATTTTGCCCGATGCGGGAGAACCATTAGTCCATATTTTCATCAACAGCCCCGATCGCGAATGGGTCGATCAGGCTTTGTGGAATTACCGTAGTCAAGTACAAAAGTTTGTCGCCCAAGCACAAGACGGTATGGGCAACTCCGCAAATCGTTAA